In a genomic window of Octadecabacter temperatus:
- a CDS encoding DUF484 family protein, which translates to MSSDPLLTDDVRSKIMSDPSVLLEDQDVMRALVAANESAQGSNIVDLRGIAMERLESRLDRLEDTHRNVIAAAYENLAGTNQIHRAILRMMDATKFEPFLKELRGDVADILRVDAVRLVLESVTPEADPAISKLSDVLSVAEPGFVRDYITHGRSVTARQVTLRQVKTDDTAIFGDKADYIRSEACLQLDLGEGRLPGMLIFGAEDPHQFTPQQGTDLLTFFAGVFERSLRRWLS; encoded by the coding sequence ATGAGCAGCGATCCCCTTTTGACCGATGACGTTCGGTCTAAAATCATGTCCGACCCTTCGGTTCTTCTTGAAGATCAAGATGTTATGCGCGCACTTGTCGCCGCAAACGAAAGCGCGCAAGGCAGCAATATTGTCGATCTGCGCGGCATCGCGATGGAGCGCCTTGAATCGCGACTTGATCGTTTAGAGGACACGCACCGCAACGTAATTGCGGCGGCTTACGAAAACCTTGCCGGAACAAACCAAATCCACCGCGCGATTTTGCGGATGATGGACGCCACGAAGTTTGAACCGTTCCTGAAAGAATTGCGCGGCGATGTCGCCGACATTCTACGCGTCGATGCGGTTCGTTTGGTTCTTGAGTCCGTTACACCAGAAGCCGACCCCGCGATTTCCAAACTAAGCGATGTCTTGTCCGTCGCCGAACCAGGCTTCGTGCGCGACTACATCACACATGGCCGTTCCGTTACGGCCCGCCAAGTGACACTGCGCCAAGTGAAAACCGACGACACAGCGATTTTTGGTGACAAGGCCGACTACATCCGCTCCGAAGCCTGCTTGCAGCTTGATCTTGGTGAAGGGCGTTTACCTGGAATGCTGATCTTTGGTGCCGAAGACCCGCATCAATTCACACCACAACAAGGCACTGATTTGCTGACGTTCTTTGCGGGAGTGTTTGAGCGCTCATTGCGGCGCTGGTTAAGTTGA
- the fsa gene encoding fructose-6-phosphate aldolase — MKFFVDTADVAAIAELNDLGMVDGVTTNPSIIAKSGRDILEVTKEICELVDGPVSAEVVSLDADSMIAEGRKLAKIADNITVKVPLTWDGLKACKVLSSEGTMVNVTLCFSANQALLAAKAGATFISPFIGRLDDINLDGLELIEDIRTIYDNYGFETQILAASIRNANHMSECAKIGADVCTAPPNVIKAMANHVLTDNGLAAFMKDIEKANIKIV, encoded by the coding sequence ATGAAATTCTTTGTAGACACCGCAGACGTCGCCGCCATTGCAGAACTCAACGACCTTGGCATGGTCGACGGGGTCACTACGAACCCGTCCATCATCGCCAAATCCGGCCGTGACATTCTGGAAGTCACCAAAGAAATCTGTGAACTGGTCGACGGGCCTGTTTCCGCCGAGGTCGTTTCACTCGACGCGGACAGCATGATCGCCGAAGGTCGCAAGCTCGCGAAAATCGCGGACAACATCACAGTGAAAGTTCCACTCACATGGGATGGCCTGAAGGCGTGTAAGGTTTTGTCCAGCGAAGGCACTATGGTTAACGTCACGCTGTGCTTTAGCGCCAACCAAGCACTGTTGGCCGCCAAAGCCGGTGCGACATTCATTTCCCCATTCATTGGCCGTTTGGATGACATCAACCTTGATGGTCTTGAGCTCATCGAAGACATCCGCACGATCTATGACAACTATGGATTTGAAACGCAGATCCTTGCGGCATCCATCCGCAACGCCAACCACATGTCCGAATGCGCGAAAATTGGCGCGGACGTTTGCACCGCACCGCCAAACGTCATCAAGGCGATGGCGAACCACGTGCTGACAGACAATGGTTTGGCCGCGTTCATGAAAGACATCGAAAAAGCGAACATCAAGATCGTTTAA
- a CDS encoding LysE family translocator yields MDLSIWMTFVAATIVLLIIPGPTIVLVLTYALTQGRRVAIASAAGVALGDFIAMTTSLVGLGAIVLASATAFTALKWVGAIYLVWMGIGMIRSAGGATLDKIEGAPQLSAGAVFRNACLVTALNPKGIVFFIAFVPQFIQQDAALAPQFAILIATFVGLAAVNVMIYALLADRLRTTIRKPAVLGWMTRIGGGVLIGMGVLTATLRKAAV; encoded by the coding sequence ATGGACCTATCAATCTGGATGACATTTGTGGCGGCAACCATAGTGCTTTTGATCATCCCCGGTCCGACAATTGTGTTAGTGCTGACCTATGCGCTGACCCAAGGACGGCGCGTGGCAATTGCGTCTGCGGCAGGTGTTGCGTTGGGTGATTTCATCGCGATGACAACGTCTTTGGTCGGCCTTGGCGCGATTGTGCTGGCCTCGGCTACGGCGTTTACAGCGCTCAAATGGGTTGGGGCGATCTATCTGGTTTGGATGGGTATTGGCATGATCCGCAGCGCTGGCGGTGCGACGCTGGACAAGATCGAGGGTGCGCCGCAGTTAAGTGCGGGCGCTGTGTTTCGCAACGCTTGCCTCGTAACTGCGTTGAACCCGAAAGGGATCGTCTTCTTCATCGCCTTCGTTCCGCAGTTCATTCAGCAAGACGCAGCTTTGGCGCCGCAGTTTGCCATTTTGATCGCTACGTTTGTTGGCCTCGCAGCAGTGAACGTCATGATCTATGCGCTGTTGGCTGATCGGTTGCGCACGACAATCCGCAAGCCAGCGGTGCTGGGTTGGATGACCCGTATCGGCGGTGGTGTGTTGATTGGCATGGGCGTGTTGACGGCCACCCTTCGTAAAGCGGCAGTATGA
- a CDS encoding primosomal protein N' translates to MNQEFYHEGELVGVLTAQPLNRVLDYKAPEGGCHLGAFVEVPLGPRKVLGVVWGNGKGDWDIKKVRSVIRVLDVAPMADEMRQFLQKAADYTLTPMNAMLRLATRAPGLGDAPSMRKVYRLGSVEPDRMTEARTKVLDVLREYGGLAFTLKEVADTAGVTSSVVKGLVKLGAVSEEDSPRDLPYPRLDPDYGSKELTEDQTAGAMVLREAVRSGKYGTTLLKGVTGSGKTEVYLEAVAECLRAGRQALVLLPEIALTSEFITRVQARFGMKPAEWHSGVTMTERRRCWRMVGQGDAQLIVGARSALFLPYRDLGLVVVDEEHDTSYKQEDGVLYNARDMTVLRASLNSAQVVLASATPSLESWANVEAGKYARVTLASRYGDAVLPEMSAIDMRVEDLPGGRWVSPSLQKMVESRLEKGEQSLLFLNRRGYAPVTICRACGHQIGCDDCDATMVEHRFLKRLMCHQCGETKPMPTVCPSCQAEDKLAPVGPGVERMAEEAQALFPDAKIAVLSSDLYGSARALKEHIESIARGEADVIVGTQLVAKGHNFPKLTLVGVIDADLGLQGSDLRAAERTFQLMRQVAGRAGRAEIAGEAVLQTFQPEHPVIRAILGGDEEAFWAAEAGERKAAGVPPYGRMAGIVLSSTNVQEVFDLGTEMARMDGPLRKIGAQVFGPAPAPIARIRGRHRVRLLVKAEKSAPLQQALAAWAGQFKLRGELRMAIDIDPQSFY, encoded by the coding sequence ATGAATCAGGAATTTTACCATGAGGGCGAGTTGGTCGGCGTTTTAACAGCGCAACCGCTTAACCGTGTTCTGGATTACAAAGCGCCGGAAGGTGGGTGCCATTTGGGTGCTTTCGTCGAGGTTCCGCTAGGCCCCCGTAAGGTGTTGGGCGTTGTCTGGGGCAACGGTAAGGGTGACTGGGATATCAAGAAGGTGCGCTCGGTAATTCGTGTGTTGGATGTCGCGCCAATGGCCGATGAGATGCGCCAGTTTTTGCAAAAGGCAGCCGATTATACGTTGACCCCGATGAACGCGATGTTGCGGCTTGCGACCCGCGCACCGGGGCTTGGGGATGCGCCAAGCATGCGGAAGGTCTACCGTTTGGGCAGTGTTGAACCCGATCGCATGACCGAGGCACGCACCAAAGTGTTGGACGTGTTGCGCGAATATGGCGGGCTGGCGTTTACCCTAAAGGAAGTCGCGGACACAGCGGGCGTGACGAGTTCGGTGGTGAAAGGTTTGGTCAAACTGGGCGCTGTGTCCGAAGAAGACAGCCCGCGCGATCTGCCTTATCCACGGCTGGATCCTGATTATGGCAGTAAAGAATTAACCGAAGACCAGACCGCTGGCGCAATGGTGCTGCGCGAGGCTGTTCGATCCGGAAAATACGGCACAACATTGCTAAAGGGGGTAACCGGATCGGGTAAAACCGAGGTTTACCTTGAGGCCGTGGCGGAGTGTTTACGCGCTGGACGCCAAGCACTGGTGTTGCTGCCCGAGATCGCGCTGACGAGTGAGTTCATCACACGGGTTCAAGCGCGGTTCGGGATGAAGCCCGCCGAGTGGCATTCCGGTGTGACCATGACAGAACGCCGCCGCTGCTGGCGCATGGTTGGGCAGGGGGATGCGCAGTTGATTGTGGGTGCGCGCTCGGCGTTGTTTTTGCCGTATCGTGATTTGGGTTTGGTCGTCGTGGATGAAGAACATGACACATCTTACAAACAGGAAGACGGGGTTCTTTATAACGCGCGGGATATGACGGTGCTGCGGGCGTCGCTGAATTCGGCACAGGTGGTTTTGGCGAGCGCAACGCCATCTTTGGAATCTTGGGCGAACGTTGAGGCGGGTAAATACGCCCGCGTGACGCTGGCGTCGCGGTACGGGGATGCGGTTTTGCCGGAAATGTCCGCGATTGATATGCGGGTTGAGGATTTACCGGGGGGACGTTGGGTGTCGCCGTCTTTGCAAAAGATGGTTGAGAGCCGTTTGGAGAAGGGCGAGCAATCGTTGCTGTTCCTGAACAGACGCGGCTATGCGCCTGTTACGATCTGTCGGGCCTGTGGTCACCAGATTGGTTGTGATGATTGCGATGCGACGATGGTTGAGCACCGCTTTCTTAAACGGCTGATGTGCCATCAGTGCGGCGAGACAAAGCCGATGCCGACAGTCTGCCCTAGCTGTCAGGCCGAGGATAAGCTGGCCCCCGTCGGCCCCGGTGTGGAGCGCATGGCCGAAGAGGCGCAAGCGCTGTTTCCCGACGCCAAGATCGCGGTGCTGAGTTCGGACCTGTACGGATCAGCGCGTGCGCTGAAAGAACATATCGAAAGCATCGCACGCGGTGAGGCGGATGTGATTGTTGGCACGCAGCTGGTGGCCAAGGGGCACAATTTCCCCAAGCTGACGTTGGTCGGTGTGATCGATGCGGACCTTGGGTTGCAAGGATCTGATTTGCGGGCGGCGGAACGCACGTTTCAATTGATGCGTCAGGTGGCTGGGCGTGCTGGGCGGGCCGAGATCGCGGGGGAGGCGGTGCTGCAGACATTCCAGCCTGAGCATCCTGTCATTCGTGCGATTTTGGGGGGCGATGAAGAAGCGTTTTGGGCGGCAGAGGCGGGTGAACGCAAAGCCGCAGGCGTGCCCCCATACGGACGTATGGCGGGGATCGTGTTGAGTTCAACCAACGTGCAGGAGGTGTTTGACCTAGGCACCGAGATGGCACGAATGGATGGGCCGCTGCGTAAGATCGGGGCGCAAGTGTTCGGCCCTGCACCTGCACCGATTGCACGGATACGCGGACGGCACCGTGTACGTCTTCTGGTGAAGGCTGAGAAATCAGCGCCCTTGCAACAGGCGCTTGCGGCGTGGGCGGGGCAATTCAAGCTGCGTGGCGAGTTGCGCATGGCGATCGATATTGATCCGCAGAGTTTTTACTAG
- a CDS encoding DUF6958 family protein produces MSDKIDVQNINTPGKTTRVDRAKYNAMKSAMLKVMTKTAPGDTAKDIKEAAKAHLPDDLFPAGATSGWWQKTVQLDLEAKGLIKRADTKPLRFYLT; encoded by the coding sequence ATGAGCGACAAAATAGACGTCCAAAACATCAACACCCCCGGCAAAACCACCCGCGTGGATCGTGCAAAATACAACGCGATGAAATCTGCAATGCTCAAGGTGATGACGAAAACCGCCCCCGGTGACACCGCGAAAGACATCAAAGAAGCCGCCAAAGCGCATTTGCCCGATGATCTCTTCCCCGCAGGCGCGACTTCTGGATGGTGGCAAAAGACCGTGCAGCTTGACCTTGAAGCTAAAGGCCTCATTAAACGCGCCGACACCAAACCGCTCCGCTTCTACCTCACCTAA
- a CDS encoding MFS transporter gives MKTVSLFDAQKLPLWRRPVTLLFLIAAMMPIAFSTWIALLNNFVIEVAGFDGADIGWLHTVREIPGFLAVGVIVLLLLFREQVLGLVSLVLLGVATALTAQFPSMGGILVITMLSSIGFHYYETVNQSLQLQWIDKARAPQTLGWIITAGSGATFLAYVLIVLTWEKYDLSYSLVFWVSGGITALVALFCMFAYPQFESPNPQRTQFVLRKRYWLYYALQFMSGARRQIFFVFAGFMMVEKFGYKVSDMTSLLLITLVVTMITAPLIGRVVQMFGERFALVVEYVGLAVIFLLYAGLYYLDWGETLAAALYVTNAIFFSLALALKTYFQKIADPQDIAPTAAVAFTINHIAAVFLPALLGYLWLSSPGLVFLCAAGMAIVSLALSLLIPRHPVEGNETEFVRLRAQLAE, from the coding sequence ATGAAGACAGTTTCCCTCTTTGATGCGCAAAAACTGCCGTTATGGCGACGTCCGGTGACGCTGTTGTTTTTGATAGCGGCTATGATGCCGATTGCGTTTTCGACGTGGATTGCCCTCCTGAATAATTTCGTAATTGAGGTTGCAGGTTTTGATGGGGCGGACATTGGGTGGTTGCATACCGTGCGTGAAATCCCGGGGTTCCTTGCGGTTGGCGTGATCGTTTTGTTGCTGCTGTTTCGCGAACAAGTGCTTGGGTTGGTGTCGCTCGTCTTGCTGGGGGTCGCGACGGCGTTGACGGCGCAGTTCCCGTCAATGGGGGGCATTTTGGTGATCACGATGCTGAGCTCCATCGGGTTCCACTATTACGAGACCGTAAACCAGAGCCTGCAGTTGCAATGGATCGACAAGGCACGCGCGCCCCAAACGCTGGGATGGATTATCACAGCTGGATCGGGGGCGACGTTTTTAGCCTATGTATTGATCGTGCTGACATGGGAAAAATACGACCTGTCTTATTCGCTCGTGTTTTGGGTGTCAGGTGGGATTACGGCGCTTGTCGCGTTGTTCTGTATGTTTGCGTATCCGCAATTCGAAAGCCCCAACCCACAACGCACACAGTTTGTCCTACGCAAACGGTACTGGCTCTATTATGCGCTGCAATTCATGTCCGGCGCGCGGCGCCAGATTTTCTTTGTGTTTGCGGGTTTCATGATGGTCGAGAAATTCGGCTACAAAGTGAGCGATATGACATCGTTGCTGTTGATCACGCTTGTTGTGACAATGATAACTGCGCCTTTGATCGGGCGCGTGGTGCAAATGTTTGGGGAACGCTTTGCGTTGGTTGTGGAATACGTCGGTCTTGCGGTGATCTTCCTGCTTTATGCGGGCCTTTACTACCTTGATTGGGGCGAAACGCTTGCGGCGGCGTTGTATGTTACGAATGCGATTTTCTTCAGTCTTGCGCTGGCGTTGAAAACCTATTTCCAAAAGATCGCCGATCCACAGGATATTGCGCCCACAGCGGCCGTGGCCTTTACGATCAACCATATCGCGGCCGTGTTCTTGCCAGCCCTGCTGGGATATCTGTGGCTTTCATCGCCGGGTTTGGTGTTTCTGTGCGCTGCGGGAATGGCGATCGTATCACTGGCCCTTTCCCTATTGATCCCCCGCCATCCGGTTGAGGGAAATGAAACAGAATTTGTACGCCTGCGGGCGCAACTTGCGGAGTAG